Within Candidatus Hydrogenedens sp., the genomic segment TATGGATTCTACGCCAGAAGTTATTTCTCAAAAGTTAAAGCAGATGTATAAGGAAGTAGGGTATCCCCTTATGATAGGGGCGGGTTGCGAGATACCATCTGGAACGCCGAATGAAAATTTGAAAGCATTATGTACCCCTATCGAATTTTAATTATGGGGAAATAAAGCAATTTTTATTCGTGGTTATCTCTTTGTCCAAATTTGTCTTGATATTAAGGGTATAAATTCAGACCATTTTTCACCTTTTTTTATAGTTTCTTGTTCAATTCGTGTTATAGCGAAAGCCTGAGCATCAAGGTTATCTAAATGATAAAGTACCACAGCCTCTAATGTTTTGGGGAGAACAGGTGCACCATTTTCATATTCACCGTGATGAGATAAAATACAATGAAGAAGATGTAATTTTAAGTCTTCAGGGAAACCATTTATATTCTTTATCTTTTCGGAAACAATCATTGCTCCTTCTACTACATGCCCGATAAGTTTTCCACAGTCGGTATAGTCAACAAACAATTGATTTGTATAGAGTTCGTGTATTTTGCCGATGTCATGCAGGAAACAGGCAGTGAGCAGTAGATCCTTGTTGATATTGGGGTAAAATTTGCATAAGGTCAGTGCCAGACTCATAAGTTCATAGCAATGGCGAATTAATCCACCACGCAATTCATGGTGCCATTTTTTTGCAGCGGGTGCACATATTAAGGCATCCATTAAGTTGGAATCGTCACGAATGCTTTGGATTAATTTTTGTAACCAGGGATTTTGGATGGAGTCAAGAATAGCCCATAATTCTTTTAGGTAATGTTCAATGGGTTCTTCGGGCAGTGTTAAATCTTCGATGGAATATTGACCTTTTCCTAATGGGATTAAATTGTTTGCATGGATTTGGAGTCGTTCTTTATATACCTTTACCGTGCCTTTGACAACGACAACATCTCCTACTTCGATTTTCCGTGCTATTTCTGCTGGCTTTTCCCAGACAATACCACCGATTTCACCCGTTTTGTCACGAACTGCAAACCCTAAAAATTTTTCACCTGATGGTTGCGTTTTTAGGTCTTTATGAACAAAAAGGAAATAATCATTAACTTCATCCCCTTCGTGTAAGTCAGCCACATATTGATATTTCATTGGGAGTTCCTTTCTTCAGTTTCTATCGTAGGTTCAAATAATAACATTTGGTTTTCTTTTTTGTCTTCTTTTACAGTGATGGTTTCAGGTGGTTGTTTTAAGTATTTATCTTTTTCATCAGGAATAATCTTCGGCTCTGTTTTTTCTTCAGGCAATTTTGGTGGTTCTTTTGATAGTTCTTCGATTTGTTTTTTCTTCTCAATATATTCTAAATATCGTTCATTAAATTCAATTAATTGTTGCAGTAAATTGCTGATGATTAAT encodes:
- a CDS encoding CRISPR-associated endonuclease Cas3'', whose protein sequence is MKYQYVADLHEGDEVNDYFLFVHKDLKTQPSGEKFLGFAVRDKTGEIGGIVWEKPAEIARKIEVGDVVVVKGTVKVYKERLQIHANNLIPLGKGQYSIEDLTLPEEPIEHYLKELWAILDSIQNPWLQKLIQSIRDDSNLMDALICAPAAKKWHHELRGGLIRHCYELMSLALTLCKFYPNINKDLLLTACFLHDIGKIHELYTNQLFVDYTDCGKLIGHVVEGAMIVSEKIKNINGFPEDLKLHLLHCILSHHGEYENGAPVLPKTLEAVVLYHLDNLDAQAFAITRIEQETIKKGEKWSEFIPLISRQIWTKR